One Perca flavescens isolate YP-PL-M2 chromosome 16, PFLA_1.0, whole genome shotgun sequence genomic window, CACTGTTTTAGTGTGGACAGAGGACTGAAAGAAGGAGAAAAATCTTTTAACATACTCTAAGATTCATCCACTTTGGAGATGATTTTGGAAAAGCCCTTTTGTGAGACGAGAAAAACATCTCTTACATTAGAATTGTAGTAGAAAGGGATCTCTTTACAGCCAGTATCGACAGGAGAAACATTTGCAAGGACCAAAAACTGTTTCAATGTACTCTGAGGGCTAATCTGTGGGCATGTGAAAAACTGGGAATCTATCCTTTAATAAAGGAAATAGGATATAGGATATTTTTTAATTCACACTGAAGCAGTTATGGAGGGATCCGACATGTAGTCATTGGAGATCAGTGCCTCAtggggcttttttttcttcttctttgtgtattttaataatgacGTGCGTTGCAAACTGCTGTAGCTCAGACAATGATTGCAGTGGTTTGTGGTCAATGCTGCATACATTTtcctgtaaaaagaaaagaatagattagaaataaaacaaaactttcaaaaatctGTTGCGCTCTGACTCACAGATATTTGAGGGGAGGACGTCAATGACTCATGTAAATTGCAAGCTTGTTCACATCCCTCTTAGGTTCAAACAATGCTTTGGAGGCCCTGTTTTTGTCCTCATCTCTCTCCTTTGAATTGTTTCCACAATCTCGTGAGTGAAAAGACTGTGTGATATTAACCAGTATCTTGTAAGACATTTTTTGCAAGAACAACTGCTTCAATGAGTCCTGAACAATGTTGTTTACACTTTACTTGTTGCTCTCGCACTCTTAAGTGAGAGGGTTTTTAATTCATGTTCTACATTTTTCATTGTTGTCAGGTCTTTAACTAAGCCATGTAGGAGTGAGTTGTTTTTACATCACACTGAATTTACCGGTCTAGTGGGATATCTGCCAGTTATAAAGCTGAGTTATAAATTCCTTCCTGTTTAAATCCGTCAATCCTTTCACACTTCTCACCTACTATAAGGTCAAGTCCAGCAATAACTCACATGAAAAGCTTCAACCTCAAAGTGTCAAGCCTTGTCATGTATTGCctaaacaaaaaatgtgtgattCCAACAGCTAAAGGTAACGAAAGTTCTTATTAAAAATATTTCTGTCGCAAAGACCCTGAATGACTCACGAGTCCTGAGACTCAAGGCCAGCCAGAAGAGCAGATGAAGCTGcctgaaaaaaagacaaatgtaaaatatgtcaCTGGAATCCCCATCCGACCCCATTGAAACATAGAAAACAACTTTACACAGATGCTTTTTTGCCTAGTGAAGTTTTTATATTATTCTTGattttgctttattttattgtgaactaccttatttatcttattttattattttgtaatgATAATAAACTGCTGTGTGAAATGGACCTTTTGGAATATAGGGCACACTATGAAGCCTCCTCCCCTGGTCTTTTCTATTACTTGTAGCCCTTAAGATCAACAACATGCGGTTTTCTGGCATTTTACACACAATAGCATCATCTACTGGATCTGTCTGATTAACCAACATCACACCACCTTCTGAAACGGTTCACTAGAGGGTGCCATATACAAATTCAATGCAGAAACTGGCATTGCAGAGTGAATCATTCTACCAGTGTTATATTTCATTAAACTCCCCATTATGTGtcatcattttatttctttcagCAGTACTTTCATCACTGCTATACAAATGTATGCATTGTAGCAGTTTTAAATTGAAATGACTATAAGTGCATTGTGCCTCTATCTCCAGGAAGTGTGCCATCTGTTGAGTTAAATTATCTTGTGATTTGGAAAAAGAAGATTTAGCCCAAGTATAATATGTTTGAAGCAAGATTGATAACCAACAGTAAAATGCATTTTTCCTTTTGCTGCTAAGAGCAGCAGGTGCTTTAAATATGTAAAGCCTCATTCACACATTCATTACATTCTATTGCAGCCCTGTGCGGGTGCCTTCATTGGCAGTCATTCACATGAAAAAATAGCATAAGAAAATCAGAAatgaaaattacaaaataagtTTATTCATATAAACAACTACAAAATTCTATTAAAATGGGTACTTTGCAGCAGGAGACATATTCATATGATATGGTATTACAttgtttcacaaaagcaatatcaaaatacatacaaacaaataatAAGTAAATCTGTATTCTTCACATAGCTCTTCTGCTTGACTAAGTTTATAGAGCTCGCTCTGTTTGTAAGAGGAGGCACAACTTTCCTGAGATTCACCGTTTTTTGGATTTGGTCAAACTTGCATGACACTATTTCTGAGTTTATCCTTCACTGTGTATTGTCACACACCCTCCCACACAGAAACATCCCATATGGCCTCTTATTTACAAAGTATTTTGGAGCTGTGAAGACTGAGACTAACACTGCATAGATGATTCATTCACACCATCAGAAACATGGAgtaattcttatttatttcagggcTCCCAGTGTGACTGAGTCCTTCCCCTCGGAAGAATATGGGAGTGAGGATCGTTTTGCGGTGGCATAGGAGGCATATGAAGGGgcggaggaggtggaggaggaaggtAAACGGGGCAGAGTGGATGTAGAGGAAGGAAGTGGTTGAGTCTGTCTGTCAGGAGGGCAGTAACCCGGAGAGGAAGACCTGCCCTTGCTTtgcaggctgctgctgctgctgctctgcagaGGAGAGCTGGACGTTTTTGGGCCTCGGGTCAGAGACGACGTGGAGGAGCTGGAGAGAGGTGAGGTCCTCATGCCATAACCGAGGATGCCTGTACTCATCAGAAACTCCCGGGAGCCGTAGGCTGGAGGAGTTGGTCCACGAGAGCCTGGAGGTCGAATGTTATCTGGTGGTAGACTCCTCCTGCTGGGGATGTCATAGATCCCCACATCTGGGCCATAGAGGGCCTGGGATCTGGCTTGGAGACGCAgcatcctctccctctcctccatctctcgtCTCTCGTGGATAGATGCCATGATAGTTTTTGAAAAGTTGTCATAGCGTGCAGCGGCAGACTTCTGAGGTGTCAAACCCGGTGGAGTGAGATCGCGAAGGTTGTCTCGAAAACTTTGAGAGGTCATCTCTCGCATTGCAAGACCAGCAGGGGTGAGGTCTCGGGATGTCACATTTTGGGATGCAAGGTCTCTCGGCATCAGCCCTTTAAAAGCCGGAGAAGGGTCTCTTTGAATGAAACCTTGGAAGGAAGGTGAGGGATCCCTTGAGGTGAGGCCCTGCAAAGAAGGTGAGGGGTCCCGAGGCTGAGGAGACTGTCTTGTGACGCCCATAAACACGGGACTGTATCCGTGAGAAGGGGGCCGCTGCAACACAGTCCCATCTGTGCCCAGAGCCATGAAGTGAGGGTGGTAGCCGGCTGGAGGAGCCCCTCTCTGTGCCAGGAACTGAGGGTCTGCAGGGTTAATAAGGTCATAGGAGaggctgctgctgtggttggCCAGCAGGTTGGAAGAGCTGATGATGCCCGGTGGTGAGGGGTTGCTTCCCAAACTGTCACTATGCATGGCAGGTAGCTGGGATTTGCTGCTGTGCCGACTGTTGTGTTTGAGGGTGAGAGAGCGGGAGTTAAGCGTGAGAGAGTTAAGCTCCACCGAGCTGGAGATGGTGTTGGTCTGGACAGGAAGGCCGGCCTGCTGGCTGCCTCTCCCAGGGCTTTCTTTAGACTCAGAGCGGAGGTCAGGACTTTTGTGGTTCCCTTGCTGCTCTGATGTCTTCAGCAACTAAACAACAAAAACCAGATGGCAATGCCTGTCAGACAAGGATCAAAACCAGGACTTGAATACTGAGAATCACGATGAAACAACATAACAAACTAATATTAGACTGAAAAACACCTGCTCTGGAGGAATGGGTGACGATCCTCTGGATATGGCTTCCAGGACTGGCCTTAGCTGCGGCACAGTGGGAATGGATACAGGAATGATAGATTTGGTATGGTGTCCCATCTctggaaaagaaaacacttgtGTGATGAATTATAGAATACAGAATTCATACTGAATCCAGAGAAACAGCTCAGCAATGACACGAAGGACAGTTTTAAAGTATGAGGCTGGCGACACGCTATATTTATGTTAttgtcaataaataaaaaaaatacttgtttttaggattaattaatttattggtTTTGGTATTTTCATGTGATTTGCCAACAATaggaaaaatataaaatctCCCCAGATGTATTCTTAAATTGACTCAGCAGATACATTTGATTTATCCTTAATGTTTCCTATCTTTGCCTCTATACAAGTCTGGTTATCACAGTATTTATGTGTCATCCTACAGTACCATCCATAACAGCGAGTTGGCTTTTCAGCAGGCCGTGGTCTGGTTTTGGTGGCAGCGGTGGTAGAGTTTTCAGTTGTTTGATGTCCGACAGCTCGACAGCTCCGGCTGAGGTTCGCTGGCAGGAGAaagaaacacagagaaacatgaCAGACAGATCTTGACAGCTGATGTCACAATCCTTCGATAATGTGTGAGAGAATATTTAActttgaatttgacatgtaaTTTGTTCACGCATACTTTATTTTGGAGGTCCTGACTCTG contains:
- the zdhhc8a gene encoding probable palmitoyltransferase ZDHHC8, which codes for MPASGADSLKASAFIPVCTAACLLLGSTSLFFVFTCPWLAVAICPAVPPCCAVLFLFVLANFTMATFMDAGVLPIANEDEDKDDEFRAPLYKNVDVKGVQVRMKWCASCHFYRPPRCSHCSVCDHCVEDFDHHCPWVNNCIGRRNYRYFFLFLLSLTVHMIGVFTFGLIYVLHHMDELWKLHCTVTLVVISISGLFLIPVLGLTGFHLYLVSRGRTTNEQVTGKFQGGVNPFTRGCCNNLEYLVCSPISPNYTARPCKKTVIHIQPPFLRPEIDRQRLVKVRDNGIQSQDLQNKRTSAGAVELSDIKQLKTLPPLPPKPDHGLLKSQLAVMDEMGHHTKSIIPVSIPTVPQLRPVLEAISRGSSPIPPEQLLKTSEQQGNHKSPDLRSESKESPGRGSQQAGLPVQTNTISSSVELNSLTLNSRSLTLKHNSRHSSKSQLPAMHSDSLGSNPSPPGIISSSNLLANHSSSLSYDLINPADPQFLAQRGAPPAGYHPHFMALGTDGTVLQRPPSHGYSPVFMGVTRQSPQPRDPSPSLQGLTSRDPSPSFQGFIQRDPSPAFKGLMPRDLASQNVTSRDLTPAGLAMREMTSQSFRDNLRDLTPPGLTPQKSAAARYDNFSKTIMASIHERREMEERERMLRLQARSQALYGPDVGIYDIPSRRSLPPDNIRPPGSRGPTPPAYGSREFLMSTGILGYGMRTSPLSSSSTSSLTRGPKTSSSPLQSSSSSSLQSKGRSSSPGYCPPDRQTQPLPSSTSTLPRLPSSSTSSAPSYASYATAKRSSLPYSSEGKDSVTLGALK